From Abiotrophia defectiva ATCC 49176:
TGGTTTGGGCGATAATTTTCTTGAGGGTATGCAGCTCATTTTGCTGAATAATGAGGATGATCATGTATTGTTTCTGGTGGGAATAGCCACCTTCCACTTCAATAATGGTCGAGCCCCGGCCCAGACGGGAGTTGATGGCAGACACGACTTCTTGCGGATTGAGACAGATAATGGAACATTGGATATAGGCCGAGAAGAAGCGTTGGATGTTCTTCATGGTCTGGTTACGGACGAAGCTCATAATCAGGGCATACATAACGTGTTGAATGTCGAAGGTCAGCCAGATCAAGCTGTAGACCAGGATGTCCTGCATGAGGAAGACCGTTGGGATGCTCCATTTGAAGCGCTTGGCCAGGAATTTACCGGTAATGTCGGTCCCGCCTGTTGAAGCACCCGCAATCAGCAGAAAGCTCATGGCAATCCCCGAGATAATACCACAGAAGATGGCGGCCACTAGGGAATCGTTGAGTTCAACTGGCGCTACCATATTGGGCAGGTTGTTAATGAGGAAGGAGGAGGCGAAGATCGTAGCTCCGGTTAGTAGGAGAAATTGCTTGCCGATATACTTGTAGGCAATGTAGAAGAGGGGGACGTTGAGGGCTAATTGGGTGGTCCCAATGGGAATGCCGAAATACTTCTGCATAATAAGCCCAATCCCGATAGTGCCACTGGCCCCGATCCCGTTATAAGGGACTAGCAGGCCGGCATAGACGCTAAAAAGTAGGATGCCAATGACTAGGAAGAGGATGTCTTTGAGTCGTTTGTGTTGGTGGGGGGCATAGACGCCTTCAAGCAGTTGCATAATCGCAGTCAAATCCTTTACAGTATACTATTCATCTATCATT
This genomic window contains:
- a CDS encoding YitT family protein codes for the protein MQLLEGVYAPHQHKRLKDILFLVIGILLFSVYAGLLVPYNGIGASGTIGIGLIMQKYFGIPIGTTQLALNVPLFYIAYKYIGKQFLLLTGATIFASSFLINNLPNMVAPVELNDSLVAAIFCGIISGIAMSFLLIAGASTGGTDITGKFLAKRFKWSIPTVFLMQDILVYSLIWLTFDIQHVMYALIMSFVRNQTMKNIQRFFSAYIQCSIICLNPQEVVSAINSRLGRGSTIIEVEGGYSHQKQYMIILIIQQNELHTLKKIIAQTSPKSFITITNINNILGNFKEHSYEL